The following DNA comes from Streptomyces sp. Ag109_O5-10.
CGGGACCGTCGCCGCCGGCTGCTGGGTCAGGTTGAACGGGTAGGTGAACGGGGTCCAGCCCGTCCAGCGGCGGAGGCCCGAGCCCTTCGGCACCTCCCGGCCCGCCTCGAACGCCGTGACGGGCAGGGTGGGCGTGACGAGGAGGTCGTACGACTCGTGGAAGAGCCCCATCCGGCGGCCCAGGTCCGTCCGGACGTCCGCCGCGGCGAGGTAGTCCAGCGCGGACAGGCGGGCACCGGTACCGCAGATCTCCCGCAGCCCCGGGTCGAGCGACTCCCGCTGCCCGGGGGAGAGCCGCTGCGTCACCCGGGCGGCACCGGCGAACCACAGGGCGTGGAAGGCCTCCACCGGGTCGCTGAAGTCCGGGTCGGTCTCCTCGACGTACGCCCCGAGTTCCGCGAGCCGCGCCACCGCCCGGCGTACCGCCGCCGCGACCGCCGGATCCACCGCGACCTGACCGCCGAGCGTGGGTGAGAAGGCCACCCGCAGGCCGTGGACGCCACCGGCCAGGCCGGCCACGAAGGAGCCGGGCGCCGGGCCCAGGGCGGACCAGTCGCGGGCGTCCGGGGTCCCGATCACGTCCAGCAGCAGCGCCGCGTCGGCCGCGTCCCGGGTCATCGGGCCCACGTGGGACAGCGTGCCGAAGGCGCTCGCGGGATACAGGGGGATCCGGCCGTACGTCGGTTTCAGGCCGAAGATGCCGCA
Coding sequences within:
- a CDS encoding amidase: MQLTDLTARQLLDGYRKGEFGPVAAVRAVLERAARIQPEVNAFVRLTEEDALAQARASEERWRRGEPRGLLDGVPVTVKDILLMRGHPTLRGSKTIAETGSWDEDAPSVARLREHGAVFVGKTTTPEFGWKGVTDSPLSGVTRNPYDVSRTAGGSSGGSAAAVALGAGPLSLGTDGGGSVRIPAAFCGIFGLKPTYGRIPLYPASAFGTLSHVGPMTRDAADAALLLDVIGTPDARDWSALGPAPGSFVAGLAGGVHGLRVAFSPTLGGQVAVDPAVAAAVRRAVARLAELGAYVEETDPDFSDPVEAFHALWFAGAARVTQRLSPGQRESLDPGLREICGTGARLSALDYLAAADVRTDLGRRMGLFHESYDLLVTPTLPVTAFEAGREVPKGSGLRRWTGWTPFTYPFNLTQQPAATVPVGTDADGLPVGLQLVAARHRDDLVLRTAHALYEAGVATAPPGSAVLA